The window ccaacaacgagCGTCTATGGCTCAAGACCAACATCAAGCTCGCCAGGCTACTGCTCGATCGAAAGGACTACCACGCCATGACCCGGAAGATCAAGGAGCTTCACAAGGCTTGCCAGAAGGAGGACGGAACCGACGACCCCAGCAAAGGCACATATTCTCTCGAGATCTACGCCCTGGAGATTCAGATGTACTCGGCGAtgcgcaacaacaaccagctcaAGATTCTCTACAACAAGGCGCTGAAAGTCAAGTCGGCAGTGCCTCATCCCAAGATTCAGGGCATCATCCGCGAGTGCGGCGGCAAAATGCACATGAGCGAGGAGAACTGGAAAGAGGCCCAGAGCGACTTTTTCGAAGCTTTCCGCAACTACGACGAGGCCGGCGATCTTAGGCGGATCCAGGTGCTCAAATACTTGCTGTTGACAACCATGCTCATGAAGTCGGACATCAACCCCTTTGACAGTCAGGAGACCAAGCCTTACAAGAACGACCCTCGCATCGCCGCCATGACGGACCTGGTAGATGCATATCAACGAGATGACATTTACAAGTACGAGGACGTGCTCCAGAAGAACACGGACCTGCTTGCGGACCCTTTTATTGCTGAGAACATCGACGAGGTTACGCGTAACATGCGGACCAAGGGCGTTCTTAAGCTTATTGCCCCGTACACTCGCATGCGGTTGAGCTGGATCGCCAAGCAGCTGCAGattggagaagaggaggtccaGGATATTGTCAGCTACCTTATTGTTGACGGCAGGGTACAGGGCCGGATTGATGAGCACGCTGGCACGTTTGAGATTGAGTCCAAGGGCGACGCTGATCGCATTCAGGCGATTGAGACTCTGGCGAGCGCGGTGGGGGATTTGTACACGTCTGTGTTCAAGGACTCGGAGGGGTTCAAGATTATGCAGTCGTATGACAATATCATGATGGATATGCATTCTGGTGACGATCGGATGATGAGGCCGTCGGTTCCGGGGTATAGGAGGGacgggaggagcaggagtggGGTGATGATTCACTAGTTCTTtttcggggaggggggatatgGCGATAGATTTATGAAATGGGTTTTATATGGTATGAATATTGATAGCGGATTCTGCCTCAtgggatgaggaagatggggcggcgggttggagggggtagagattgggtttgggggttggtatGCGAACCCCTGGTTTATTCATCACAGCAGAGAATTAAAGAGAACAGAAATACTTTAGCATTCCTTGCTCGGGTTCGTTGTGATTGTTGGGGGTATTTTGACCTGCCTGCTTAGAAAGGGGGATATCCACTCTTCTTTTTGCAAGTTATCAGGGAGGTGTATATCCACTTGTGTTTTTTTACGAGGGCAGGTAggtgtaggtaggtatggggctttggtggaaaggggggcggATATCAACAACCGAGATCAACAACCTACCTGTAAGTATGTATGTATGCACCCCCACGTAAAACGGCATGTTCAACGACGCCCAGATCCAAACTCTGGCTGTTAGTATCCAACCACCTTCGAGTAAGCACATTGGGTCCAGAATTCTTCCGTCCGTGACCTGTGCCGTCTGTGCCGTGTGCCGTCTCTACTTACCTCTGTACCAGACTTGGGGGCTTTTCCGCTCCAAGGGTGCAGCAGATATAGGTACATTGGCTTAGTTAGGCACCTGCCGAAACCATAGGAAGCTGACCCATGGGACAAGGTTTCGATAGCTTTTTGGGGtccgggggtggtgggtggtagCAAAGGTAGGAAGATTTCTGTCGTGTTCGATTGTTCTTCTGGGGGAAGCCGGGCTGAGGTATGATACTtctgttgttgggttgggagagtTCTTGGCTCTCGGacttgaggggggggaatattggtttggtgtttgggacGTGAAGAAGATGGGTTTTGGTGTCTATTGTGAGCTTGACGGGGTGATGGAGTATCTCTCTCGGGTGTAGTTGGATGGGTTTGACTGTGCGTGTTGGAATGTTTGTTGACTTCAACTTGATTTTGTGATGATGCTAGGCTTCACTGACTGGGCGTTGAGATTTACCTAATGAGACAACATGCTCATACATCGCCATGTTGACTGTTCAAGCACAGGCTAGGAATGTCTATCAATGTATGAATTCGACTAGACTGCCTGTTACCTAACCTAGTGTCATTTCTGAGCTGGAGTTTACTTGACCAGGTACATGGGTTTGGCAGAGAATTTCCCAAGAATTATTACGATGAAGAGTTTCTTTCGGACTTGCAGTACCGTGTCAAGAGGGATTACTCTGGCGTGAAGACACAGGTGATAGTACTGTAGAAAGTTTGTTGAGAGTAGAATAAGTCCCCTAATGGGCACAGTTACCGCCCTTCAAAGAAGAGAAATAGTAATTTGTGTGGGAGACTCTACCAGTTTGATGGACAAGTTGACCTTGAATGTCAACAGTCTCGGGGCTTCGTGATGGAATTGACTTTCCATCCAAGTCTACCCCAAAGACAGGATGCCACCCATGGCCTACTACTACCCCTGACCAGCCACCCAAGCTCACGCAAGTCAGTCATCACAGTAGTAAGCAAACCCCGACTTCAAGCACCGAGAGCGCGTCGTTGAAATATGCTCTACTGCAAAAGCCCTACAAGTCACGCCCTTCAATCCCACCCAACCTCTCCGCACTCCAGTCAAAacctacccacccacccacccaccacacacacacacacacacacacacacacacacacacacacacacacacgctcTGCATAAACATCATAAACTTGGTAGCCCCTCTAACTGGTGCTCGACAGGCATGAATACTCCAACCAAGGGTAACATCATGACCACACTTGTGCCGTTTCCCAATGAACCTCTGTGGTCTCCAAAGAGAGTAGTATTGCAGGCACTGACGACTTGGGTCTAGCTCAATCCGATGGGAATCTGCCCTGTCACGCGTACCCGACCGGTGGTGAGTTACAGCCGTTGAACGGAACTTCCCTTGCTCTTTCGTTGCAGGATAGTGAGGAGCATCGGAGAAAgcatcacccccttctcatcacaAAAGTCCCGTGCCTTGAAAAAACATGAGATCATTCaaaaatcctcctcccctcgtACAACAGCGTGGGATAAAACCATTCCACAACAGGGACCAGCCCATGTAGACGCTCGGAATCTTCCGTGTATACCtaccccctcccttccttatctcttcttcctcatcatcaccccgAACTTGATCTATCTCAGTCCCACCATGATCTAGATCTTGGCTCCGACAAGCAACCACGATTCCGCGTGTGCTGCTAGGTAACATGTGACGATACGACACCAGGGAAATGCctgaaggaaaaaaaagaaaaaaagtccTTCGACATATACACCGCTAGATAAAAAAGCCCTCAGCTATCATTCGTGTGCCGGACCACCGCTAATCGGCGGAAGTGGAAGTATCCGTCAGGGATAGGTATATGCAACGGTTGTACCCAGGAAAACCCACCACCGGTTCTACAACGGGCGGCATGTTGCAGCGGCGGTGACGAATAGGGACCGTATTGCAGTCCTTGGAGTTCAAAgagacaacaacacacagtgaaaggggaggaaaaaggggaaaagggtgTCACCGCCGTTTTGTCCGCCGAGGGGGATGAATAGAGCACACAATTAAGGGGCAGGGAAAGGGGGTTCTATCTATAAGAAGGCTTTGTATAGTTGTTATCATAGAGACATAATTATGACTGCATGTGCTTGTGCCCGTCACACGCGCTACGGACAGTCATGTGCTTTTCTCAAGTTGATGAGCCTTGGACAACTAGCTTGGTTTCCATAAGAAAGCAATCTAAACAAAGTTTTCTGTTACTATTAGCATCAGTCTAAGGCTGGTGTAGTTGCAGCCTATTGGTAGCAGATCGGAAAAACTCCTCCGGAAGTTCACTGGCAAGGGTGTGCCCATGGTCGTGGAGGATGGCATGGGAGAGGCTTGCATGTTTACAGTCGCACCATCTCTGCTATCCcggcgtcctcctcgagggCGTAACACGACTTCGGGGAAGGCCCGTTGTGTCTGGGGAGGTGCCATCGTGACAGGcaagcttggtgttgagacCCCACGCCAAGTCATAAGTCAACAAGTACTTCCCGGCGGACAGCCCCGGCCGCAAGAAGCGCAAAGAATGATGATAATACCCAGGAGGTCGGTGATTGCAGGGCTGTATATCGGTTCGGCACTGACTTTGTGGGGATTTAGATTGCGGTTGGTTCTCTGTACTCCGTATGGCGGTCCTGGTCTAGGTAGGGGGGCATCATGGTCGGTTCCTTCCAGACTTGTATCTGCTTCCCCGCaagaggagctggaaaaaTGAAGAAAGCGAAGGGCACAGCAGAGGCGAGCTACTGGCAATTCTTGATCAGCCGACACACCGAGAAACACTGAGGATGGTCTGCGACGACACGGGAAGCGGCAGGATGCCTCGGGAGCGACCTGGGAAAGTCCTGCATGATGTTTCGCGCCGCACATGAGAGAAAGCATGGTGGATGGTGGCTGGCCTCGCAAGCTCCCTGCGAGCTTGGAGCGGGGAGAGCGAAACGAAGCTGGGACGGGCTGAAGCGATGGTGGGCTAAACTGGACTGAAGATTTGATTATAATGGATGGAATATAAGGCCGCCAAGATGGGGTGAAGCGGGAGCTGCCCGGGTGGTCTTGTCTCGTCCAGCGCAAGAATTCCCGCCCTTGTGAAGCGCGCGGAGGGGCTGGTTGCATCCATGGGAGGTCCTGGGTTGCAGCGCATGGTCCAGATGCCAAGGGCCAGCCCGAGAAATGGTGTGCAGATGGGACTGGGTCGGCCGTTGACGAAGATGGTGAAGTGAATACTAGTAGAATGTAAGCGGGCAAAGAGCCCTCTAGTGCCTTTGTTTTCCTCTCCGGACCTGTTCTTGTGAAGCGTCAAACACGGAACGCCGGAGCGGACAGACGACCGGCCGGTAGTTGATAACTCGTTGAAGATGTGGAGCGATGTTTATGCCAGGGGCAAGGGCAGGCAAGTCCcctgatgacgatgaggtgGAGACGGTGCTCCTTACCCCACGGGGCCACGGGCAGCGCATGGACCACTAACGGGTTAGGGGAGAAAGAACCCCAGAAACAGTTGGTTGGCTTGTGCGTTTTTTCTAATCGGCACTCTCAAACTGGCGTTTTTCCACCACTAACCTCTCTTGCCGGGCTAGACACGATCGATAGACCATCCTCAATCATTTCAGCTCCATCTCGTGCAACTCGGCTTTTCTGCCCCAAGCTTTCCGCATCTCTGCCGTGCCATTGTGCGGCGGTGTGTGCTGTCTGGCGATGGATGATACGGCGAATATCGACAGCTCACCCACGTTACATTTTGAGCACGCTCCCCGCTAATTTGTAACCATGAGAAGATGTAATTGGTGCCCCTGGCTGCACCGTCGAGACCGCCTCCCGCAGCCCCTCAGAAGAATCACTATTCGAAGAGCCCTTCGTTGTACACTGGCACACCTCGTAGGGCACTATGACGATGGTGTCAGCGAGCACGAATCGGATCGATGAGCGTCCTGACGTCTGCCGCCGGCACGACCCACTTGGCCGAGTGCTCACCAGTCACAGGTGCATCGCCATTGAAGCAATTGACGTCCCCTCGAGCAGTTTGTTTGATATTGGCTGGAATCTCGGCCTTCTGCCCACAGCTAGTTCGAGCCAAACCTGTGGCTGTCAGAGAACACCATGCACGGCCGATGGGGATAGAACCTGGTTTGGATTGGTTCATCTGCAAGCCATCACTGGCAATCCGACACCAGGACCGAGAGCGTAGAGGGCTCGCAGCTGGCAGTACGACAGTGGAACGAAAGACTGGCACCGTTAACGCAACATATCCAACAGTCCACCAAACCGGCGACGAAACCGAAAAAGCCACCACGACAGCAAGCCCGAGGTTGGGTCTAGTTCatgccagccagccccaATGCATGGGCCCTCTTCCTGCTGGCACACTTTGCGGCATGGATGAGTCTGGGAATCCTTGCAAAGGACCAATAGAGCGCCGTCTCCATCCATCCTTCAGCATCGTGAACCTGCTTTCAAAATCGCCGCTGGAAGATTTTCTCAACACTTTTGTCATCAACCTGCGAGTGTAGACGCTAGCACCTTCGCTTCATCCAGAGGGCACATGGCACGTCAAGCTCCGGCTTGGCACTGCTACATTCTCCAGGTCATCGAGCAACTCTTGCTACGCTACGCTGAGCTATCCCATGTCTCGGCTCGCCAGGGTAGCAGTCTTCAAACGGGGGTACGGCGTTTGGACAGATCGACAATGCTCCCTTCTGCACTTGTCCGTGGCTGATGAAGCGGACGCCGTTGTTTCCTCAAGATTGAACACTTCGCCATGAGGTACCGGCTACCTAACACGAGGGCGCCACTTTTCAGTTGAGCCGAGCTCCAATTTGAACTTGTACAACCTGTGCCACTGAGGAGCATAAGGAACATTTCATCTGACATATGCTCGTTGCGTCAGCCCAACGCCCACCGGAAGAACGTTGACGATCCGACTCGGCAGGGTTGAGCATCGTGGTTGAATGAGACTTGATACGTTATCGCGCAACTGCCGGGAATCCTCAACCTATGCATTGAAGGTGCGGTTTGGAGGTTGTTTACAGAATGGCTCGTAAACTCCACATTCCCGGTAGCATGTAGTTGGAGAAGCACAGATGCCAACTCCAGCACTGGCCAGAAGACGCACAACACACCTTCCCCTGACGGCAGCTTGTGACGGATGTCGATCAGACCCGCTAGTCCGATCTGGAAACCCGTTCTGCCAGTACAATTCCGGGTTGTCCAGGACGCACGCACGGTATCTGGCTAAGCAATGCTCAGATCAAGTTTCTTCCCGGTTCAAAAGTGTGTTGACATAACCTCACAGTTAATTTGCTTGGGAAGGCGGGTATAATGTGGCAGATAAAGACATAAGGTCCGTTCTCGGGCAACACGGACGGCTCTTTCGGTACATATAAATTAACTATCCAAGTGTGCCCTTTCCCATGACATGGGACAAGCGACCAGCAGGCGGGGGACTATGCCCGAGTCCAGCGAGCTCCGTGAACGGCAGGCAGGCATAAAAAACATTTCCGCTATGCTGTTCCGATGCCGACTGGGCAGAGACAAAAGCGTTTCGTGAGGTATCCTCGGCGGTCAGGGCCATGAAAACTAAAAAGACAGGGCCTTTCCGGAAAGGTTGACCGGTAgtcatggcatggcatgtCACCGCTCACGTCAACACCGGTACTCGTCCCTGATCTCGCCATGCCGCTGGCTGATTCTCGACTGGTGTTTCGGCATCGGCGTCAATACCACCAGGTGCAGGGGCCCGTTGGAGTTGCAGTCTCTCTCGGACCAAGGAGGTACCAGCATCTCCTGATGCCACACCCATGGAGCCACATCACACACCTCTACCGGCTACTTGCCCACCGTGATCGTGTAAGAGCCAGCTGTCAAGGCTGCATGCCGGGCATTTGCGGCAAGCCCTCATTGAACACCACAGCGCCCTGCTGGAcaagttttttttctttcttgctgGATATCAAGCGATAGCGCTGACATCAATGGCTCACCACACTACAACACAACCTGTTCACGACAAACGCATCCTGCAAAGCGGCATCTGGACATTTTGCAAGCTTCGGCATTGTATTTGCCCTCTACACTTCGAAACCTATAATTACCCGGCCCTGGACtcggggaggaggctggagcttcttgagcACCCCTGTTCTTCCGATTTCTTGAAGTTGCGGGCAGCGGGCTCGAGTGTCTCGCAGGGCGCCCCGGCACCCTGGTATCCCAGCAATACCCCGGGCTCCCAGCATCCAGGATCAGGGGCATTCAGGATTTTGAAGAGAAGCGGAGCAGTGACAGAATTTCAAAGCTCCCACACTCTCTGCACAAAGAagggcacacacacacacacacacacacacacacacacacacacacacaaacagGAGGACGAAGGCTGCAAGGCCCAGGCAGTTCGTAACTTTCACCACGCTCATTTTGCTCCCACGGAACACACACGCCCTGGGGTTGGGACTCGTGAAAGGCGGGAGCTCAGACCTCATGGTCCCCTGTCTCATCGTGGTGTGCTCGTTCATCGTCAACGGCAGTCCGGGAACCCCCGGCAAGCCTCATGGGCATGGGGACTTGCAGCTAATAAAGGCCGCCGAGAATTAGCAAATCCGACTCTGTTTTTGCGCTGGGCGGGCCAGTGCGTccggggggtgggagtgtgggagggggaaagcAACACCAGGGTAGgtaaggaggaggaccaggAGGGGGGTGGCATCTCCTGCGGAAGACGGAGCAACAgagcccaaaaaaaaaaaaaaggtaaaATGAGTTCTGACGATGGGTGGTGGCCAGGGGCGGGCAGGCAATTTTCGAAAAAAGTAGTGGACAGCATAACTGCATGAGGGAGGTTGACACCAGCCTGTAGGGTGCGGATTAATTGGCAGCAATAATTGGGGCCTAGTAGCAGCACTGCAGCAGCTAGCAGTAACGCTGTCTCCACCCGAGGGTCGACTTTGGACGCTCGCTTGCCTTTCCAATCTCTCACAAGTCAGTCCCAGGTcgccttttctctctttttttttttctcgtcCCGTCATGTACGGGGTGTCTGTCGCTGTCGCGTTTCTTAATACCTGGGTAGTGTGTTATTATTATTAtgccccttcctcccatcccaactCGTCCCGTCTCGTCCGTCTCTTCTCTtatcctctcctctcctctcctctcctcctcctttccatTTCTTCCCGTCCGATCCGCCCGCCTCTTATACTACGTACCTCTCCCAAGGTTGACGCCGTAGCTggtccttggttgtgtgtgtcCGCCCGTCGCTCTCGCTCTTGGCTTTCTCTGGTACCATCCGCTGGTGAAGTCGGTCGTTGTGAAAATCACTTATCATTTtatttgtttttttgtttacttttaCCCATCCTCGtctgttcttgttctttcATGCgtacctctcctcctcggtttTACAAGTGTCGCTGGCGGTCCCGCTGTGGTTCCCCGATCCGATAATAAGAGAGACCTGACACACACGACGGTACGGTACATACCTATCACACCTGAACGGGCTGTGTGTGCAAACGAACGACGGAACGCTGGAGTAGCCAACACGCAGTAGGGCAACACACACCAGACAGAGAGAAAAGATAAAACAAACCTGTTTTCTTAGATAcatatctctctctccctctctccctctctgtctgtctctccctctccctctccctctctcaggctgctgccgctgccgctgcttgtgctgctgccgctcGCCGGTGCTCTCTAGTGATCCGATCAGCAacctgcacctccaccaGGACATACCTCTAGCTAGAAAACCGAACAAGAGAATCCGGCATGTACGAACAAGACCCAGCAGCCCAGTTCGTCCATCAAGTGTCGGCTGGATACTCGCTGCCCCAGACGTTGCCCCAGTACACATTCGATGAGACACCGTTGCGCTTAACGGACCGGCGTGGACgcggtggtggatatggCGGGCTGGGAGGGCCTGGGGTAGGAGGCGCGGCCGGCAGGTCCCTGCTTTATTCGCCCATTTTCAGCACGCCAGCAAGCGCCAACGCTGCGGGCGTCGGCCCCGCATCTTCTGCCGCCGGCCACTTCAGCTTCCACACCACCTCTGCAACCTCCGCCTCTGCTCTCACCTCGTCCGTCCCCGCTACCACACATCACCGGTCCTCGCCGCCACATTTCGCCATTCAAAAGATGGAGCCAAATCCCGAGGATCTAGTCGCCCAGGAGGCGGCCGCCCGGGAATTCCAACCCCAGCTCGAGGTATGCTGCTTGTCCCTCCAGGCCCCCTGAACAACTGAAAATCATATATGCTCACcactgtctctctctcccgcgCGTACAGGGCCCATTCGTAGGCGAAAAGACGCCCAGCTCCGCCATCACGAGCGAATATGCCAAGGCCGATCCGGTATACATCCAGAAGACGGCGGTACGTGCATGCATGCTGTCTCTATGCCTCGGACGATTTAGCTGACATGGCTTGACAGGTGTTACCCCGGACTTACTCGCATTACCGCCCGATCCAAGGTGACGGGAACTGTGGCTGGCGGGGTGAGTCGGCGATTTTccttttctgcttcttcgaGATTCCCAACGAGCACATTCCGGGCATTTGTGCTGAC is drawn from Podospora pseudocomata strain CBS 415.72m chromosome 1 map unlocalized CBS415.72m_1, whole genome shotgun sequence and contains these coding sequences:
- the CSN2 gene encoding COP9/signalosome complex subunit Csn2 (EggNog:ENOG503NZ5W; COG:O; COG:T) produces the protein MSDDDFMQASDEDYDFDYEDEEEEDSGDVDIENKYYNAKQTKTSDPEEAITEFLSIPSLEPEKGEWGFKGLKQATKLEFKLGRYQQALDHYKELLTYVKSSVTRNYSEKSIDNMLNYVEKGADNPAAVKFIEQFYSETLKCFQNTNNERLWLKTNIKLARLLLDRKDYHAMTRKIKELHKACQKEDGTDDPSKGTYSLEIYALEIQMYSAMRNNNQLKILYNKALKVKSAVPHPKIQGIIRECGGKMHMSEENWKEAQSDFFEAFRNYDEAGDLRRIQVLKYLLLTTMLMKSDINPFDSQETKPYKNDPRIAAMTDLVDAYQRDDIYKYEDVLQKNTDLLADPFIAENIDEVTRNMRTKGVLKLIAPYTRMRLSWIAKQLQIGEEEVQDIVSYLIVDGRVQGRIDEHAGTFEIESKGDADRIQAIETLASAVGDLYTSVFKDSEGFKIMQSYDNIMMDMHSGDDRMMRPSVPGYRRDGRSRSGVMIH